The window CATCGTCGAGAAGGGCGACATGAACGCGGTGGACCCGAGGCTCGACGGCCCCCGGGGAGGCCCGGGCGTGGAGGCGCTGCTCGAGCGCGCGCAACCCTGGACACCCGCGCTCCTCGAACAGGGGCTCACGCGAGGCGGCGCGCTCAAGGAAGCCTTCAGCCGGGCCTTCTCGCGATGAGCGCCTCCACCGCCAGGACGCCGCTGCGCTGGGTGGCGTTGTCCGCGTGGCTCGCGCCGCTGATGGCCTTCGCGGTGGGGCCCGTCGTCCTCCTGCTCGCGCGGGGGTTGGGGGCCGCGGAGGCGATGGAGGGACTGGCGGCGGAGGCGGGGGCGTTGGTGAACACGCTGGTCGTCTCCACCGGCGCGGCGGCGCTGGCGCTGGCGTTGGGCGCGCCGCTGGCGCTCCTGCTGTTCCGCACGGACCTGCCGTGGCGCCGGGTCTACGCGGCGCTGTTCACCCTGCCCTCGGCCATCCCCGCCTTCATCTGGGGCATGGGCTGGCTGTCCCTGGCCAGTCCTCGCGCGGGCTACCTCAACCGCCTGCTCGGCGAAGGGACGCTCGACATCCACGGCCCGGTGGGAATCGCCTTCGTGGAGGGGCTGTCCGGGCTGCCGCTGGTGCTGCTCGCCGGAGGCGCGGCGCTGCGGCGCGTGGACCCCGCGCTGGAGGAGGCCGCGCGCGTGTGTGGCGCCTCGCCCGCCCGGGCGCTCCTGACGACCACGCTGCCCCTGGCGCTCCCGTCGCTATTGTCCGGGGCGGTGATGGTGTTCCTCATGACGGCGTCCTCGTTCGGCGTGCCGTACCTGCTGGGCGTGTCCGCGTCTCCCCCCACGCGGGTGCTGACGACGCGCATCTACGAGCTGGTCCTGCGCGCGGACGAGGGGCTCGCGCGCGCGTCGGCGCTGGCGCTCGTGCTGCTCCTGCTCACGCCGGTGGCGCTGCTGGCGACGTGGGCCCTGGGACGTTCGGGGCGCGTGCGGCTGAGCGCGGGCAAGGGGCTGGGTTCGCGGCCCTTCGCGCTGGGGCGGGCGCGGGCATGGGCGAGCGGGGCCGTGGGGCTGGGCTGCGCGGTGTTCGTGCTGCTGCCCCTGGCGGCCCTGCTGCTCACGTCGCTCCAGCGCGGCTTCGGCGCGAGGCTGGCGTGGGAGGAACTGACGCTCTCGCACTGGTCCGGCGTGCTGTGGGAGCCGCGCACGCTGCGCGCCACGGGGCTGAGCCTGCTGCTCGCCACGGGGGCCGGGGCGCTGGTGTGCGCGCTGGGACTGGCGGCGGCGCTGCTCCAGCGGGCCTTCCGGCGCCTGGGCGCGGGCGTGGAGGCGCTGGCGGTGTGGCCCTACGCCGTGCCCGGCACGGTGCTGGCGCTGGCGCTGCTGCTGGCCTTCTCCCGGGACTGGCGCTTCATCCTCGTGGAGCGCGTGGCCTTCGTGCTGGCGCTGGCGCACACGCCGTGGCTGCTGCTCGTCGCCTACGCGGGGAAGTACCTGGCGCTGGGCACGCGCAACGGCGCGGAGGCGCTGGCGCAGCTCGACCCGTCGCTGGCGGAGGCGGCGCGGGTGAGCGGCGCGGGGCCGGCGCGGGCCTTCCGGGACGCGACGCTGCCCCTGCTGCGCCC of the Myxococcus stipitatus genome contains:
- a CDS encoding ABC transporter permease, coding for MSASTARTPLRWVALSAWLAPLMAFAVGPVVLLLARGLGAAEAMEGLAAEAGALVNTLVVSTGAAALALALGAPLALLLFRTDLPWRRVYAALFTLPSAIPAFIWGMGWLSLASPRAGYLNRLLGEGTLDIHGPVGIAFVEGLSGLPLVLLAGGAALRRVDPALEEAARVCGASPARALLTTTLPLALPSLLSGAVMVFLMTASSFGVPYLLGVSASPPTRVLTTRIYELVLRADEGLARASALALVLLLLTPVALLATWALGRSGRVRLSAGKGLGSRPFALGRARAWASGAVGLGCAVFVLLPLAALLLTSLQRGFGARLAWEELTLSHWSGVLWEPRTLRATGLSLLLATGAGALVCALGLAAALLQRAFRRLGAGVEALAVWPYAVPGTVLALALLLAFSRDWRFILVERVAFVLALAHTPWLLLVAYAGKYLALGTRNGAEALAQLDPSLAEAARVSGAGPARAFRDATLPLLRPALLAAFVLTFLACATEITMSVLLVPAGSEVLGKLLFDLQSYADPAAAAVLACAFVALVVAGQVVLALLGRRAAEAR